The nucleotide sequence GGAGCTGGTGGATAACGTCTGGCTGAGCTGCCCGGCGCAGCCGGAGATTCTCTTCGACCTTCCCCACGACCAGCGCCTGGATGCCGCCGCCGCATCATTGGGCGTCGACTTGAGCCGCCTCAGCAGCCAGGTTGGCCACGCATGAGCACACCACGGCTGCTGCTTGGCTTCGACTACGGCACCAAGCAGATTGGCGTCGCTGTTGGGCAGATGATTACCGGCCAGGCTCGTGAGTTGTGCGTGCTCAAGGCCCGCGATGGCGTACCCGACTGGAGCCAGATCGAGGCATTGCTAAGCGAGTGGCAACCCGATGCGCTGGTGGTAGGCCTGCCGCTGAACATGGACGGCACCCCCAGCGAAATGAGCGCACGCGCCGAGAAGTTCGCCCGGCGCCTCAACGGCCGCTTTAATCTGCCGGTGCATACCCATGACGAGCGCCTGACCACCTATGAGGCCAAGGGCGAACGACTGCGCTCGGGCCAGAGCGACGGCTTTCGCGCTCGCCCGGTGGATGCACTCGCCGCCGCACTTTTACTGGAAGGCTGGCTGACTGCCCAGCCCAAGGCCTGAAACGGCCATCAAGGAGAACTCATGACCCTGCCCAACCCCGAACAGCTGCTCCCCGAAATGGCTGCCGCGCTTGATCTGCACCTGAGGAGTCACGGCATTGAGCAACCCCGCTTCATCGGCATCCGCACCGGCGGCATCTGGGTAGCCCAGGCCCTGCTGGCATTGCGCGGCAAGGACGAGGCACTGGGCATTCTCGACGTTTCCTTCTACCGGGATGACTTTACCCAGAACGGCCTGCACCCGCTGGTTCGACCTTCCGAGCTGCCTTTCGAGATCGAAGGGCAGCACCTGGTGGTCGTCGATGACGTACTGATGAGTGGCCGCACTATCCGCGCGGCGCTGAACGAGCTGTTCGACTACGGCCGGCCGGCCAGCGTCAGCCTGGTCTGCCTGCTCGACCTCAACGCGCGCGAACTGCCGATCAGGCCGGACGTGGTCGGCGCTACTCTGTCATTGGCGCCCGAGCAGCGTGTGAAGTTGCTCGGCCCGACGCCACTTGCTCTCGAATACAAGACCCTCGCTCCCGCCAACTGAGACACTTTCGATGACGCC is from Pseudomonas saudiphocaensis and encodes:
- the ruvX gene encoding Holliday junction resolvase RuvX, which produces MSTPRLLLGFDYGTKQIGVAVGQMITGQARELCVLKARDGVPDWSQIEALLSEWQPDALVVGLPLNMDGTPSEMSARAEKFARRLNGRFNLPVHTHDERLTTYEAKGERLRSGQSDGFRARPVDALAAALLLEGWLTAQPKA
- the pyrR gene encoding bifunctional pyr operon transcriptional regulator/uracil phosphoribosyltransferase PyrR produces the protein MTLPNPEQLLPEMAAALDLHLRSHGIEQPRFIGIRTGGIWVAQALLALRGKDEALGILDVSFYRDDFTQNGLHPLVRPSELPFEIEGQHLVVVDDVLMSGRTIRAALNELFDYGRPASVSLVCLLDLNARELPIRPDVVGATLSLAPEQRVKLLGPTPLALEYKTLAPAN